DNA sequence from the Pseudoduganella plicata genome:
GCTCGGGCGACTACGACAAGGCGGAGAAGATGATGACGGATAACCGCGTCCTGTTCCACCGCATGGCCAACACGCTGAACTACCTGGACATCAAGACGGTGCTGGTCTCGTGCGGCACGTGTTATGACCAGCTGTCGACGTATGAGTTCGAGAAAATCTTCCCCGGCTGCCGCATCATGGACATCCATGAGTATTTGCTCGAAAAGGGTGTCAGGCTGGAAGGCGTGACGGGCACGCGCTATATGTACCACGACCCATGCCACACGCCGATGAAATTGCAGGACCCCGTCAAGACGGTCAATGCGCTGGTGCAGACGCATGACAGCGTGAAGATCGAGAAGAACGACCGCTGCTGCGGCGAGTCCGGCACGCTGGCCGTGACGCGTCCGGACATCTCGACGCAGGTGCGCTTCCGCAAGGAAGAAGAGATGGTCAAGGGTTCGGACAAGCTGCGCGCCGATGGTTTCGACGGCAACGTCAAGATCCTGACCAGCTGCCCGTCCTGCCTGCAGGGCCTGTCGCGCTACAACGAGGATTCGGGCACGACGGCGGACTACATCGTCGTCGAGATCGCCAAGCACCTGCTGGGCGAAAACTGGATGCCGGACTACGTCAAGCGCGCCAATGACGGCGGTATCGAGCGGGTTCTCGTATGAGCGGGTGCGACCTGTGCACGCTGCTGGCGGCGCCGCCTGCTGACGTCATCGTCTGGCAGGATGCGCGGCTGGCCGTCGTCGCCGTGGACGAACCGGGCTACCCCGGTTTTACGCGCGTCGTCTGGAAGGCGCACGTGAAGGAGATGACGGACCTGGCGCCGGCCGAACGCGCGCATGTGATGGCGGCCGTGTGGGCCGTCGAAGCGGCGCAGCGCGCCGTCATGGCGCCGCATAAAATCAATCTGGCCAGCTTCGGCAACATGACTCCTCACGTGCACTGGCACGTGATCCCGCGTTACACTGACGACGCGCACTTCCCGAATCCGACCTGGGGTGTGCGCCAGCGCGATCCATCCACCGGGACGCTGCTGGCCCGCGCGGCATTGCTGCCGCGGCTGCACGCAGCCATCGTCGAACATCTGAATCGAACATTTGAATGAGCCCCGCCATGCCAGACTGCACCGGTCTTACCGTCCACAATAAATCGCGCGTCCTTGAAATCAGTTTCGACGACAACCGCACGTTCAACATCCCGCTGGAACTGCTGCGCGTGTATTCGCCGTCGGCCGAAGTGCGCGGTCACGGTGCCGGCCAGGAAGTGCTGCAGGTCGGGAAAAGCGACGTGACCTTGCTCGACCTGCAACCGGTGGGCAACTACGCCGTCAAGCCGACGTTCTCCGACGGCCACGACTCCGGCCTGTACACCTGGGAATACCTGTACGACCTGGGCGCCAACGTGGACGAGCGCTGGGCCGACTACCTGGCGCGCCTGCATGAGGCCGGCTTCGAAGGCGACAGCGGCCGCGCGCCGGGCACCGTGCTGCCGGGCGCAGCGTCCAAGCCGCACGCTTGCGGGCATCATCACTGAGTATCAATGTCGGGCCTTTGCTGATGCCGCAAAGCTGAGAGACGGCAGCGGGCCGCGGACAGAAATCCAACCCAACGGCTGACAGCCGGGGGCAGGGAGGAGCGATGGCATGCAGGCCATTGCCGCTGCGCAGGCAAGGGGCCTTGCTCCTTGAATTCGCTGCTACGCCCCGGCGGGTCTGACCCCAGTTCCTGGTCTTGGATTATGAACAAGCCCTCGGCTCCTTGACCTTACTGCTAGATTCAACGCCTTTAGCGCGTACTCTGGCGACCCTCGCTCTATGTAGTGCCTCTTGCATCACCCCTTAGCGCGCTACCAACTATCGTCGCGCCAACGCAACGAACGGTCGTGCGGAAATGCATCGCCCCTTGTAGAGCGCTACCGGAACTCCCACAATCCTGAATTGCCCACGCGCAATATGCGCGCACTTTCAGGATCGTCATGCCAAAACTCACCGTGCGCTTCAGCCTGATGGCTGCGCTGTCCTTGTTTGCCATCATGCTGGTGATCGGCGCCGCCCTGGGCGTGTTCACCCTCAACCGCGCCAACGGCGCGCTGGCGCGCATCCACGCGATCGCCGCCGAAACCCAGGACATCAACGATGTCTACAAGGACACGGCTCGTACCCGTTCGGCGCTGACCCGGGCCTATTCGGAAGCGAAGGAGGGGGACCAGCCCGCGTCGGCCAGCACGGCCATCGGCGCGTCGCGCAAGTCGCACGAGCGCTCGCAGCAGGCACTGGCGGCGTTTGCCGCGCTGCCGGTGCAGGACGGCACCGATGCGCAGCTGCAGCGTGAAGTGGCCGAGGCCGGCCGGGTGCTGATGGCATCGCTGGACGACGCTACCGACGCGCTGCGCAAGGACGACACTGCCGCCTATTCGACGATCAATGCCAGGCAGGTCACGCCGCAGGGCGCGGCGTTCTCCGCGCTGCTGGAAAAATTCCAGCAGCAGAACACGGCCCTCAGCCGCGAGCTGCTCGAGCAGCATCACACCCAGTACATCACCGTGCTGTGGCTCGTCGCCCTCGGCATCACGGCCGCCCTCGGTCTTGTCGTTGCCATGCACTTCTTCCTGCGCAGCCTGGTCATCGCGCCGCTGGGCCGCGCGGTCGAGCTGCTGGACCAGGTAGCGCACGGCGACCTGACGGCACAGGTGCCGGCGCATGCGGACAACGAAATCGGCCGCCTGATGGGCGGCATTGCGACGATGCAGCAAAGCCTGGTGGACATGGTAGCCAACGTGCGCACCGGCGCACAGACCATCGACACGGCCGCCGGCGAAGTCTCCAGCGGCAACCTGGACCTGTCGGCACGCACGGAAAGCCAGGCCGGCGCGCTGCAGGAAACGGCGGCCACGATGGAAGAGCTGACCAGCACCGTCACGCAGACGACCGGCAACACGCAGCAGGCGCGCGAGCTGGTGCAGGCCGCCTCCGACACGGCGGCGGCGGGTGGCGCCGTGATGGGCCGGATGGCCGGCACGATGGCCGCCATCGATGCTTCGTCGCGCAAGGTGGTCGACATCATCGCCGTCATCGACGGCATCGCCTTCCAGACCAATATTCTTGCGCTGAACGCCGCGGTGGAAGCGGCGCGCGCGGGTGAGCAGGGGCGCGGCTTCGCCGTGGTGGCATCGGAAGTGCGCACGCTGGCACAGCGCAGCGCGTCGGCAGCCAGGGAAATCAAGGCGCTGATCGACGACTCCGTCGCCAGCGTCAGCTCCGGCACGCAGCTGGCCGCGCAGGCGGCGCAGGCAATGACGGAAATGGTTACGCGCGTCGGGCACGTGACGAACATCGTCGTCGATATCGCCGAAGCGAGCCGCGAACAAAGCCACGGCATTGCGCAAGTCAATCAGGCCATCGCGCAGATGGACGAAGTCACGCAGCGCAACGCGGCGCTGGTGGAAGAGGCGGCCGCATCGACGCAGGCCATGAAGGAAGAAGCGGACAATCTGGTACGCGCCGTCAGCGTGTTCCGGCTGCCGCCGCAGGCGGCGGTGAGCAGAGCGCCCGTCGTCGCACCGGTACGCAAGAGCGTGCCGGCCAAGGCCGCGTCAGTGAAGCCGGCGGCCCGCAAGGTGGCCGCCACGGCGGCGGCCGACGACTGGGAAGAGTTCTGACGCTCAGCGCGGCCACGTCCACGTTTGCCCGGCAATCGTGACGGGCCGCGGAGTCAGCTCTTCCTTGAAAAACAGGTCGGCCACGTCGTTGGCCGCGATGTGCGGGGTAGCCGGCGCCACGCCCGCGTGGCGCGGCCCAGCCAGGTCGCGATCACAGGTGGCCGATCGATGCGGCAGTAATGCAAGAGAGCGCAGCGGCGGACGGCTTGAACCCGATGCCGCCAACGTTACCGGGCGGCCTGGACGACCTGCTCGAGCTCGTGGTCCCGGAACTGCAACGGCGCGGCCTGTTGCGCAAGGCTTACGACAGCAGCACGCTGCGCGGCCACCTGAAGCTGTAAGACCCGGCGTTTTATTTAGTTTGCGGCGGAACGGTTGTTCAGCATGTATTCTTCGTAACGGCGCTGCTCGCGTTCCCAGATGTAGCGGAAGGCGGCGCGGGCTGCCGGTGGCAGGGTGCGGATGGCTTCGGCGTTGAACGGCATCGGGGCCGGCACCTTGTCCGCGCGGCGGGCCTGCGCGTCCGTGGCGTCGATCATCTGGCGCGTTGCTTCATCGATCTCAGGGAAAAAGATATCCTTGGGAAGTTGATGTTGAACCTGCATGGTGTTCCTCCGTTGGTGACTTGGCCGTTGGGCCCGATTGATCACTTAACGCAGCGTTGAGCAGACCGGTTGACACGTTTGTCGGAAAATGCTGCAGATTGCAAATAAGTCAAGCAATATTTCAAGTATTGGCAACATGGCGAGGAAGTGTGGACAGCGCTTGTATAATGCTGTCAGATCAACAGGCCCCCATACCATGACCAACACCACCCATTTCGGCTACAAGACCGTTGCCGAAGACGAGAAAGTAAAGGAAGTCGCCAAGGTCTTCCACTCTGTCGCCGCCAAGTACGACGTAATGAACGACCTGATGTCCGCTGGCCTGCACCGCCTGTGGAAGACCTTCACCATCGCCAACGCGGGCGTGCGGCCGGGCTTCAAGGTACTGGACATCGCCGGCGGTACGGGCGACCTGGCCAAGGCGTTTGCCCGGCAGGCGGGGCCGGCCGGCGAGGTATGGCTGACCGATATCAACGAGTCAATGCTGCGCGTTGGCCGCGACCGCCTCTTGAACCGCGGCCTGGTCACCCCAACATTGTTGTGCGACGCCGAAAAACTGCCGTTCCCGGACAATTATTTCGACCGTGTCAGTGTTGCCTTCGGCCTGCGCAATATGACGCACAAGGATGTGGCGTTGTCGGAGATGCGCCGCGTGCTGAAGCCGGGCGGCAAACTGCTGGTGCTGGAGTTTTCCAAGGTACCGGAACCCCTGCAAAAGCCGTACGATCTGTATTCGTTCTCGGTGCTGCCTTGGCTGGGCCAGAAGATTGCCGGCGATGCGGAAAGCTACCGTTACCTGGCTGAATCGATCCGGATGCATCCGGACCAGGAAACGCTGAAGACAATGATGCAGGCCGCAGGCCTGGAACGGGTACAGTATTACAATCTGACGGCAGGTGTGGCCGCTTTACACACTGGTATCAAGCTATAACGCATTAAGCTGTCAGTTATAGCCATTACGTAGGAACTGCCATGAAACTGAAAAAATTCCTGATCGGCGCGACCATCGCGCTGTCGGCCATGTCGATGATGGCCGAACTGGCTGCCCGTCCGATGGGCGGCGGCCGTTCCATCGGACGCCAGTCGCAAAGCGTCAAGCAGATGGCACCGCGTCCCGCACCGGCGGCAACGCCGCAGCAGGGCGTCAACCGTCCGGCCGCTGCGCCGGCGCCGCGGCCGGGTGTCACGCCACCGCGTCCGAGCATGTGGAAGGGTCTGCTGGGCGGTGCATTGCTTGGCCTGGGTCTGGGCGCGCTGCTGTCGCACTTCGGCCTGGGTGGGGCAATGGCAAGCATGATCGGCACGATCCTGACCTTCGCACTGATCGCCGGCGCCATCTTCCTGATCTGGCGCTTGATCCGCAGCCGCTCGCAGGGCCCGCGCCCGGCCGTGGCTGGCTATAACAGTACCGGTTTTACCGGTGACGGCTTCGGCGGCAGCAAGCAGTTCGACACGCCGGCAACGCGTGGTGTTGCCACGCCGGAAATTGGCTCCGGCCTGCAACCGTCGGCCTACCAGCCTGCGGCATCCGGCCTGGACCTGAACAAGCCGGCCCCGGCGCACACCCCCTGGGGCGTGCCGGCCGACTTCGACAAGGAAAGCTTCCTGCGTCACGCCAAGGGTAATTTCATCCGCCTGCAGGCCGCCTGGGACAAGAGCGACGTCAACGACATCCGCGAGTTCACCACGCCAGAGGTCTTTGCCGAGTTGAAGCTGCAGATTACCGAGCGCGGCGGCAAGGCGGACTACACGGACGTGGTGCACATCGACGCCGAGCTGCTGGGCATCGAGAACAATGGCACGGATTACCTGGCAAGCGTGGAATTCCGTGGCCAGATCAAGCCGGCACCGGATGCGCTGGCCGAGCCGTTCCACGAAGTGTGGAACCTGGTCAAGCCGGTCAACGGCAACGCTGGCTGGCTGTTGGGCGGTATCCAGCAGGTCGCCTGAACAGGGCACGGCTGACTGAAGCGTCATCGTGCAGGGGATTGTGCAGCGTTAATCTCCTGCAAACTGGTAAGATCAAAACCGCCCGGGATATTCCAGGGCGGTTTTGTTTTTTGGGCCCGAAATCATGTTCCCCTTCTTTCCCTTTAATGGTGCGTTGCCGACATTGTCGATGCCGGCCGCAGCGACGATCAACCATCTGCTGGCGCAGGAGGGCTGGGCGCGCGCCGAGCTGAAACAGTTTGCCGGCAAGGTCGCGCGCATCGACGCGTCGCCCGTCGAGCTGCGCCTGATGGTCACGCCCGACGGCATGGTGCAGGCGGCCTCAAGCGATATTGTTCCCGCTGTGACGATCCGGCTGAAGCTGTCCGACCTGCCGCTGATCGCGCAGAACCGCGAGCGCGCGTTTTCCTACGTGCAGATCGAAGGTGACGCCGAGTTCGCCAATGCGATTTCGCGGCTGTCGCAGTCGTTGCGCTGGGAAGCCGAGCACGACCTGGAGAAAGTCGTCGGGCCGATCGCCGCAGTGCGCCTCGTCAGCGGCGCGAAAGCCGCTGTCGCATCGTTACAGACGGGGCAGCGCAAGCTGTCCGAAAACGTCGCCGAATATTTTCTGGAAGAACAGCCGCTGCTGGTGAGGCCGGCCGTGACAGAGGAATTCGCCGCCGGTGTCACGCGCCTGCGCGACGATGTCGAACGTGCCCTGAAACGCCTGGAAAAACTGGAACAGCAACACGCCAAACGCCACGCCCACACGGCGGCCTCCCCCAACACGGAAACTCGATGATCCTGAAATTTCTCCGCCTGCTCAAGATTCTGCGCGTCCTCGTCAAATACGGTCTCGACGAAATTGCGATTTCCGGCTTCGACAAGCCGGGCATCAACCGGGTCATCGATACGGCCTTTTTCTGGCGCAATCTGAGCAGCCCGCGCGCCATCCGCCTGCGCCTGGCACTGGAAGAGCTCGGTCCAATTTTCGTCAAGCTGGGCCAGGTGCTGTCCACCCGCGCCGACCTGATTCCGGCCGATATCGTGCTGGAGCTGTCGAAGCTGCAGGACCGCGTGCCGCCGTTCGATTCGGACCTGGCCATTGCGCAGATCGAGCGCTCGCTGGGCGCCCATCCGGACCAGCTGTTTGCCCGCTTCGAGCGCATCCCCGTCGCTTCCGCGTCGATCGCCCAGGTGCACTTCGCCATGCTGCCCGACGGAACGCAGGTGGCCGTGAAGGTGCTGCGTCCCGGCATGAAGAAGCTGATCGACGAAGACGTGGCGCTGATGAACCTGGCGGCGGACTGGATCAACCGCCTGTGGCGCGACAGCAAACGCCTCAAGATGAAGGAGGTGGTCGCCGAGTTCGACAAATACCTGCACGACGAGCTGGACCTGATGCGCGAAGCGGCCAACGCGGCGCAACTGCGGCGCAATTTCGCCGATTCGAACCTGCTGATGGTGCCGGAGATGTACTGGGACTATTGCTCCAGTAACGTCATCACGATGGAGCGCATGCACGGCATTCCCGTATCGCAGATCGACCGGCTGGTGGAGGCGGGCGTCGACCTGAAGAAGCTGGGCAGCGACGGCGTGGAGATTTTCTTCACGCAGGTGTTTCGCGACGGCTTCTTCCACGCCGATATGCACCCGGGTAACATTCTCGTCTCGATCGATCCGGCCACATTCGGCCGCTATATCGCGCTGGACTTCGGCATCGTCGGGACCTTGAACGATTACGACAAGGACTACCTGTCGCAGAACTTCCTGGCGTTCTTCCGCCGCGACTACAAGCGCGTGGCTGAAGCGCACATCGAGTCGGGCTGGGCGCCGAAGAACACCCGCGTCGATGAACTGGAAGCGGCCGTGCGCGCCTGCTGCGAGCCGATCTTCGACCGTCCGCTGAAGGACATCTCGTTTGGCCAGATCCTGTTGCGCCTGTTCCAGACGTCGCGCCGCTTCAACGTCGAAGTGCAGCCGCAGCTGGTGCTGCTGCAGAAAACGCTGCTCAATATCGAGGGCATGGGCCGGCAGCTCGATCCGGAGCTGGATCTGTGGAAGACCGCCAAGCCGCACCTCGAGCGCTGGGTGTCGGAACAGGTCGGCTGGCGCGGGCTGATCGAGCGGCTGAAGGCCGAAGCGCCGCGCTACTCGCACATCCTGCCGACGCTGCCGCGACTGACGCAGCAGGCGCTGATCGCCCTGAGCGACCGAGACCCGCACATGGGTGACGTGCTGCGCCAGCTGGCCGAAGAGCAGCGCCGCACCAACCGTCTGTTGACGTTCTTTGTGTATTTTGTCGGGACCTTTGTCGTCGGCGCCGTGGGCTTCCAGGCCTGGATGCGCTGGCATGGAGCGATGTGATGGCTGAACCTACCAACCCAACTTTCGACACCCGCGATCCCCAGCAAGCCGCGTTCTGGGACGAGCGGTTTACCCAGCGCTTCATGCCGTGGGATAAGGGCGGCGTCCCCGAACGGCTGCGCCAGCTCGTGGCCGGTCACGACGCCGCCGCCGATGCGACCGTCACGGCGCCCGTCGCGCTGATCCCCGGTTGCGGCTCCGCGTATGAACTGGACCTGATGTGCGAGGCGGGTTGGGATGCGACGGCGATCGATTTTTCGCCAGCCGCCGTGGAGCGGGCCCGCAATGTCGTCAAGCGCTGGCCGGAACGCATCGTCCAGGCCGACTTCTTCACATGGCAGCCGGAGCGCCCGCTCGACATCATCTACGAGCGCGCCTTCCTGTGCGCGCTGCCGGCCGACATGTGGCCCCGCGTGGCCGAACGCTACGCGGAGCTGCTGCCCCGCGGCGGCCTGCTGGCCGGCTACTTCTTCCTGGGCACGACCCCGAAAGGCCCGCCATTCGGCATCGAGCGCAGCCAGCTGGAGGCACTGCTGGCCCCGCACTTCACGCTGGAAGCGGACGAAGCGGTGAAAGACTCGCTGCCCGTTTTCCAGGGGGCCGAGCGCTGGCAGGAGTGGCGCCGCCGCTGAGACACTGAAAGTCAAAGCCGAAACCGGTGACAGGCTCCGGTTTTCCGAGAAAATCGGAGCCTGTCACCGGTTTTTGAAGCGGGCGAAGCAAGGAACGAGTCGCTGCCCGTCTGCCAGGGCGCCGAACGCTGGGACGAGTGGCGCCGCCGCCGGAACCGGGGAACGGAAAACCGGAAAACCGGTGACAGGCTCCGGTTTTTTGCGGGGAAACCGGAGCCTGTCACCGGTTTTCACGAATTGGCTCACGCCGCCATCTGTCTTGCTCCCGTCAAAAAGCTTTATAATTCAGGGTTTTTGACGATTTTTGCGGAGTAACCGATGCCTATCTACGCCTACCGCTGCGAGGAATGTGGCTTTGCCAAGGACGTGCTGCAGAAGATTTCCGATCCGCAGCTGACCGAGTGCCCATCCTGCGGCAAGTCCACGTTCAAGAAGCAATTGACGGCTGCCGGCTTCCAGCTAAAAGGGACCGGCTGGTATGTCACCGATTTTCGCGGCGGCAATGCGCCAGCCACCGGCGTGGCCGCCAAGACGGACGCCCCGGCCGCAAGCTCGGGTGAATCCAAGGCTGCCACGCCTGCACCCGCGACGACGACGCCTTCCGGCGGCGATACGAAGTAACCTTTTCACTCGATGAACACGATACGTAAATATTTCATTACCGGCCTGCTGATTCTCGTTCCGCTGGCCATCACGCTGTGGGTGTTGAACATCATCATCAGCACGATGGACCAGTCGCTGCTGTTCGTGCCGGAACGCTGGCAACCGCATAACCTGATCGGTTTCGATATCCCCGGCCTGGGAACGATCCTGACGATTCTGATCGTGTTCCTCGTGGGCCTGCTGGCCAACAACCTGATCGGCAACTACATCCTGCGCCTGTGGGAAAAGCTGCTGCACCGGATTCCCGTTGTCAGCTCGCTGTACGGCAGCGTCAAGCAGGTGTCGGACACGCTGTTCTCGTCGTCCGGCAACGCCTTCCGCAAGGCCGTGCTGATTCCGTATCCGCACGCCAACTCGTACACCATCGCGTTCCTGACGGGCACTCCCGGTGGCGACGTCAAAAATCACCTGGTGGGAGACTATGTCAGCGTGTACGTGCCGACGACGCCGAACCCGACCTCCGGCTTCTTCCTGATGATGGCGCGCGACCAGGTGGTGGAGCTCGACATGACCGTGGACGCCGCACTGAAGTACATCGTATCGATGGGCGTTGTCGCCCCTGACTGAACAAATTTAACCTGAAACGAGAAATAACCATGTCTATGCGTACTCATTACTGCGGCCTCGTCACCGAAGCCCTGCTGGGCCAAACCGTCAGCCTGTGCGGCTGGGTCCATCGTCGCCGCGACCACGGTGGCGTGATCTTCATTGACCTGCGCGACCGAGAGGGCCTGGTTCAGATCGTCTGCAACCCGGAGCAGGCCGAAGTGTTCAAGGCGGCCGAAGCCGTACGTAACGAGTTCTGCCTGCGCATCACGGGCACCGTCAAGGACCGCCTGGCGGGTACCGTCAACAACAACCTGAAGTCCGGCAAGATCGAAGTGATCTGCTCGCAGCTGGAAGTGCTGAACCCGTCGGTCGCCGTGCCGTTCCAGCTGGACGACGACAACCTGTCCGAAACCACCCGCCTGACGCACCGCGTGCTGGACCTGCGCCGTCCGCAGATGCAGAACAACCTGCGCCTGCGCTACAAGGTGACGATGGAAGTGCGCAAGTACCTGGACGAGCTGGGCTTCATCGACATCGAAACGCCGACCCTGACCAAGTCCACGCCCGAAGGCGCGCGCGACTACCTGGTGCCGTCGCGCGTCAACGCCGGCCAGTTCTTCGCGCTGCCGCAGTCGCCGCAGCTGTTCAAGCAACTGCTGATGGTCGCCAACTTCGACCGTTACTATCAGATCACCAAGTGCTTCCGCGACGAAGACCTGCGCGCCGACCGCCAGCCGGAATTCACGCAGATCGACTGCGAGACATCTTTCCTGAACGAACAGGAAATCCGTGACCTGTTCGAAGACATGATCCGCAAGGTGTTCAAGAACACGCTGTCGATCGACCTGCCGAACCCGTTCCCGGTGATGAACTTCTCCGAAGCGATGGGCCTGTACGGTTCGGACAAGCCGGACATGCGCGTCAAGCTGCAGTTCACCGAACTGACCGAAGTGATGAAGTCGGTCGACTTCAAGGTCTTCTCGGCCGCCGCCAACCTGCCGAACGGCCGCGTGGTCGGCATGCGCGTGCCGAAGGGTGCGGACATGCCCCGTTCGGAAATCGATGCGTACACCCAGTTCGTCGCCATCTACGGCGCCAAGGGTCTGGCGTACATCAAGGTCAACGAGAAAGCCAAAGGCCGTGACGGCCTGCAGTCGCCGATCGTCAAGAACATCAACGACGAAGCCCTGGCCCAGATCCTGGAACTGACGGGCGCCGAAGACGGCGACCTGATCTTCTTCGGCGCGGACAAGGCCAAGGTCGTCAACGACGCCATCGGCGCCCTGCGCGTGAAGATCGGCCACAGCGAATTCGGCCGCAAGAACGGCCTGTTCGACGACGTCTGGGCCCCGCTGTGGGTCATCGACTTCCCGATGTTCGAATACGACGAGGAAGACGACCGCTGGACCGCGACGCACCACCCGTTCACGGCACCGAAAGACGGCCATGAAGACATGCTGGAAACCAATCCGGGCGCCTGCATCGCCAAGGCCTACGACATGGTCCTGAACGGCTGGGAGCTGGGCGGCGGCTCGATCCGTATCCACAAGGAAGACGTGCAGTCGAAAGTATTCCGCGCGCTGAAGATCGGTGCGGAAGAAGCGCGCCTGAAGTTCGGGTTCCTGCTGGACGCGCTGCAGTACGGCGCGCCACCGCACGGCGGCCTGGCATTCGGCCTGGACCGTATCGTCACGCTGATGACGAAGTCGGACTCGATCCGCGACGTGATCGCCTTCCCGAAAACGCAGCGCGCCCAGGATCTGCTGACGCATGCACCGTCGGAAGTGGACGAGAAGCAGCTGAAAGAGCTGCACATCCGTCTGCGCGCGGCCGAGCCGAAGGTGGCTGGGTAAAATGAAGGGGGCGCCGCGGCGCCCCTTTTTTCCGTCTGCGGCAAGTATTGGCCGGCGATCCGCTGGGGACTGTCCCGCTAAAGAGGGCGCAGGCGAGCGTAGGCGACGTCACTTACCGGGGACAGACCCTAGCGGATTCAGCACCACCAGTGTCATCAGCAACCCACATGCCCTACAAAATCCCCGAATCCGTCCTGGTCGTCATCCACACGGCCAACCTCGAAGTCCTGCTGATCGAACGGGCCGGTAATCCCGGCTTCTGGCAGTCGGTCACCGGCTCGCTGGACACGCCGGACGAACCCCTGTCGGCCACCGCCTCCCGCGAGCTGCACGAGGAAACCGGCATCGTGGCCGACGGAGAGAGCATCGTCCTGCGCGACTGGCATCTTTCGAACGTCTACGAAATCTATCCCGTCTGGCGCCACCGCTACGCCCCGCGCGTCACCCACAACACGGAACACGTCTTCAGCGTACAGGTGCCGCGCGACATCCCGGTCACCCTGGCGCCGCGCGAACACGTCGCCCACGTCTGGCTGCCGTGGATGGAGGCGGCCGACAGATGTTTCAGCCCGTCCAATGCCGAGGCCATCCTGCAGCTGCCCCGGCAGCTGAAGAAGCTCGCAGGATGATGCTCTAAAGCAATCGTGCCGTCGCCGCACGATTGCCACGGAAGAAACAGTACAGTTGGGGCTAAAATGATTCCATGAAGATCAAAGTCGCCACCTACAATATCCACAAGGGGGTCTCCTACCGCAGCAAGCCGCGCGTAGTCGCCCTCAAGCAGGCCATCGCCGCATTCGACGCTGACCTGATCTTCCTGCAGGAAGTGCAGGGCCAGCACGACCGCATTGCCGCGCGCTACGGCGAAGAACACCATGGGCACCGGCACTGGCCGCAGGGCAGCCAGCACGAGTTCTTTGCCGGGGAATCGCACCAGTCGGTCTATGGGTTGAATGCCCAGTACGACCACGGCCACCACGGCAATGCGCTGCTGACGCGCTTTCCCATCGCCAAATGGACCAACACGGACATC
Encoded proteins:
- a CDS encoding methyltransferase, which encodes MAEPTNPTFDTRDPQQAAFWDERFTQRFMPWDKGGVPERLRQLVAGHDAAADATVTAPVALIPGCGSAYELDLMCEAGWDATAIDFSPAAVERARNVVKRWPERIVQADFFTWQPERPLDIIYERAFLCALPADMWPRVAERYAELLPRGGLLAGYFFLGTTPKGPPFGIERSQLEALLAPHFTLEADEAVKDSLPVFQGAERWQEWRRR
- a CDS encoding FmdB family zinc ribbon protein, which gives rise to MPIYAYRCEECGFAKDVLQKISDPQLTECPSCGKSTFKKQLTAAGFQLKGTGWYVTDFRGGNAPATGVAAKTDAPAASSGESKAATPAPATTTPSGGDTK
- a CDS encoding DUF502 domain-containing protein, whose protein sequence is MRKYFITGLLILVPLAITLWVLNIIISTMDQSLLFVPERWQPHNLIGFDIPGLGTILTILIVFLVGLLANNLIGNYILRLWEKLLHRIPVVSSLYGSVKQVSDTLFSSSGNAFRKAVLIPYPHANSYTIAFLTGTPGGDVKNHLVGDYVSVYVPTTPNPTSGFFLMMARDQVVELDMTVDAALKYIVSMGVVAPD
- the aspS gene encoding aspartate--tRNA ligase, giving the protein MSMRTHYCGLVTEALLGQTVSLCGWVHRRRDHGGVIFIDLRDREGLVQIVCNPEQAEVFKAAEAVRNEFCLRITGTVKDRLAGTVNNNLKSGKIEVICSQLEVLNPSVAVPFQLDDDNLSETTRLTHRVLDLRRPQMQNNLRLRYKVTMEVRKYLDELGFIDIETPTLTKSTPEGARDYLVPSRVNAGQFFALPQSPQLFKQLLMVANFDRYYQITKCFRDEDLRADRQPEFTQIDCETSFLNEQEIRDLFEDMIRKVFKNTLSIDLPNPFPVMNFSEAMGLYGSDKPDMRVKLQFTELTEVMKSVDFKVFSAAANLPNGRVVGMRVPKGADMPRSEIDAYTQFVAIYGAKGLAYIKVNEKAKGRDGLQSPIVKNINDEALAQILELTGAEDGDLIFFGADKAKVVNDAIGALRVKIGHSEFGRKNGLFDDVWAPLWVIDFPMFEYDEEDDRWTATHHPFTAPKDGHEDMLETNPGACIAKAYDMVLNGWELGGGSIRIHKEDVQSKVFRALKIGAEEARLKFGFLLDALQYGAPPHGGLAFGLDRIVTLMTKSDSIRDVIAFPKTQRAQDLLTHAPSEVDEKQLKELHIRLRAAEPKVAG
- the nudB gene encoding dihydroneopterin triphosphate diphosphatase, producing the protein MPYKIPESVLVVIHTANLEVLLIERAGNPGFWQSVTGSLDTPDEPLSATASRELHEETGIVADGESIVLRDWHLSNVYEIYPVWRHRYAPRVTHNTEHVFSVQVPRDIPVTLAPREHVAHVWLPWMEAADRCFSPSNAEAILQLPRQLKKLAG